One Sediminibacillus dalangtanensis genomic region harbors:
- a CDS encoding NTTRR-F1 domain has translation MSLNDLIVNSSFETGDLTGWNAVNTTVVNGQAHSGFHSARLASGAAEASLSQTVAATAGERYELLVSLAKTTTNPSPVINIQVLFLNAANTVVGTGLETEIFYGNIPLADNGTWHNFYQNTEPAPAGTTQAQVIISKPVSAITAPAVLVDDVELLSAEGGGGVGPTGPIGPTGPTGPTGATGPTGATGPTGATGPTGATGPTGATGPTGATGPTGATGPTGATGPTGATGPTGATGPTGATGPTGATGPTGATGPTGATGPTGATGPTGATGPTGVTGPTGATGPTGATGPTGATGPTGATGPTGATGATGATGPTGATGPTGATGPTGATGPTGATGPTGATGPTGATGPTGATGPTGATGPTGATGPTGATGPTGATGPTGATGPTGATGPTGATGPTGPTGPTGA, from the coding sequence TTGTCACTAAATGATCTTATTGTTAATAGCAGTTTCGAGACAGGTGACCTTACCGGCTGGAACGCTGTAAATACCACCGTGGTAAATGGCCAGGCACATTCGGGATTTCACTCGGCCAGGCTTGCCAGCGGAGCTGCCGAAGCCTCTCTTTCTCAAACAGTTGCTGCCACTGCCGGCGAAAGATATGAATTGCTTGTCTCTCTTGCCAAAACAACAACGAATCCGAGCCCGGTCATCAATATTCAAGTATTGTTTTTAAACGCAGCAAACACGGTCGTAGGAACAGGGTTGGAAACAGAAATTTTCTATGGCAATATTCCATTGGCCGATAATGGCACTTGGCATAATTTCTATCAAAATACCGAACCTGCTCCAGCAGGTACTACGCAAGCCCAAGTGATTATCAGCAAGCCTGTCAGTGCTATCACTGCCCCCGCGGTATTAGTAGATGACGTAGAACTGCTTTCTGCTGAAGGTGGCGGCGGGGTTGGACCTACTGGACCTATAGGACCGACCGGGCCTACTGGACCGACTGGTGCTACTGGACCTACCGGCGCTACTGGACCTACCGGTGCTACTGGACCTACCGGCGCTACTGGACCTACCGGCGCTACTGGACCTACCGGCGCTACTGGACCTACCGGCGCTACTGGACCGACTGGTGCTACTGGACCGACTGGCGCTACTGGACCGACTGGTGCTACTGGACCTACCGGTGCTACTGGACCGACTGGTGCTACTGGACCGACTGGTGCTACTGGACCGACTGGTGCCACTGGACCTACCGGTGCTACTGGACCTACCGGTGCTACTGGACCTACCGGCGTTACTGGACCTACCGGCGCTACTGGACCTACCGGCGCTACTGGACCGACTGGTGCCACTGGACCGACTGGCGCTACTGGACCGACTGGTGCCACTGGAGCGACCGGTGCCACTGGACCTACCGGCGCTACTGGACCTACCGGCGCTACTGGACCTACCGGTGCCACTGGACCGACAGGCGCTACTGGACCTACCGGTGCCACTGGACCTACCGGTGCTACTGGACCTACCGGTGCTACTGGACCTACCGGTGCCACTGGACCTACCGGCGCTACTGGACCTACCGGTGCCACTGGACCGACAGGCGCTACTGGACCTACCGGTGCTACTGGACCTACCGGTGCTACTGGACCGACTGGTGCTACTGGACCTACTGGGCCGACTGGACCTACCGGCGCTTAA
- a CDS encoding glycosyltransferase, protein MMVPLEKKIQRLLNIKNEEEAKTKLKKLESNRTFTGEYYALHAFLAISDHFLPQGWLWCWRGLDKTPGDKQLLYIMDYINNELGREGFPTRFSTSIKNRVEQEKIPIEAAEREKTTILQGTMEIANQMHTISKGTTRLGVINHTLNYYPAYLGYASDYTWPISREMRAPGFNNNLKRFTADIVPFYDLFHFHFGKTLTLNHADLDVIKHQRKGMIMHHWGSEVRLLSTARKTNPYAKVKIEDEKMLKQNLAFLSGKIPHCIVADEEMYQYVKDYYQKVSIVPLMIDLQKYKPPEVSRPVQNRPLKIVHAPTSPEIKGTSHVVNAIDKLKSEYSFEFTLIQKMSHEQARQEYQKADLVIDQLHIGSYGLLAVESMAMGKPVICWISDYMKEKYPSDLPLISANPDSIENTLRNLLQHPEQLEEIGQKSRIYTEEHHDMIKNSQQILHIYEEELSANDLS, encoded by the coding sequence ATGATGGTTCCTTTAGAAAAGAAGATTCAAAGATTGTTGAATATTAAGAATGAAGAGGAGGCAAAAACCAAACTGAAAAAGCTTGAGAGCAACCGAACGTTTACTGGAGAATACTATGCTTTACATGCTTTCCTGGCAATCAGTGATCATTTCCTTCCACAGGGATGGTTGTGGTGCTGGAGGGGATTGGATAAAACCCCCGGAGATAAACAGCTGCTGTACATCATGGATTACATCAATAATGAATTGGGAAGGGAAGGTTTCCCGACGAGATTTTCCACCAGTATAAAAAACAGAGTGGAACAGGAAAAGATCCCGATAGAAGCTGCAGAACGGGAAAAAACAACTATTTTACAAGGAACAATGGAAATAGCCAATCAAATGCACACAATCTCAAAAGGAACCACCCGTTTAGGCGTTATCAATCATACATTGAACTATTATCCAGCCTACTTGGGTTATGCTTCGGACTACACCTGGCCGATTTCCAGAGAAATGCGTGCGCCAGGTTTCAATAACAACTTGAAGCGATTCACAGCTGACATTGTACCATTTTATGATCTTTTCCACTTTCATTTTGGCAAGACACTTACACTGAATCATGCTGATCTAGATGTGATAAAACACCAAAGAAAAGGCATGATTATGCATCATTGGGGAAGTGAAGTCCGTTTGTTGTCCACAGCCCGAAAAACGAATCCTTATGCTAAAGTGAAAATTGAGGATGAAAAAATGTTAAAGCAGAATCTCGCATTCCTTTCAGGAAAAATACCGCATTGCATCGTTGCTGATGAAGAGATGTACCAATATGTCAAAGATTATTACCAAAAGGTTTCCATTGTACCGTTGATGATTGACTTGCAAAAATATAAACCACCTGAAGTTTCCCGGCCGGTGCAGAACAGACCGTTGAAAATTGTCCACGCTCCGACTTCTCCGGAAATTAAAGGGACTTCCCATGTGGTAAATGCCATAGACAAGTTGAAAAGCGAATATTCCTTTGAATTTACCTTGATTCAAAAAATGTCCCATGAACAGGCAAGACAGGAGTACCAGAAGGCAGATTTGGTGATTGATCAACTGCACATCGGCAGTTATGGTCTGTTGGCGGTCGAATCGATGGCCATGGGGAAACCGGTCATCTGCTGGATCAGCGACTATATGAAGGAAAAATACCCATCGGATTTACCGCTTATTTCGGCAAATCCGGATTCCATAGAGAATACGTTGCGAAATTTATTGCAACATCCTGAACAGTTGGAAGAAATCGGACAAAAAAGCCGTATATACACGGAAGAACACCATGATATGATAAAAAACAGCCAACAGATTCTGCACATTTACGAAGAAGAGCTATCGGCCAATGACCTTTCTTAA